A single region of the Brachypodium distachyon strain Bd21 chromosome 3, Brachypodium_distachyon_v3.0, whole genome shotgun sequence genome encodes:
- the LOC100821320 gene encoding G-type lectin S-receptor-like serine/threonine-protein kinase LECRK3, which translates to MALLLLLLFLQAPFYAQAQKNITLGSILTIQGPNTSWVSPSGEFAFGFRPLDTNTSVYFLAIWFNNIATKTVAWCAKTDKPVSVPSGSQLQLTHGGVLSLQDPAGMEIWNPRVTNINHASMLDTGNFVLYGKDGSIKWESFASPTDTILPSQVLVKGTVLRSRLMENDYSDGRFVLSVQVDGNLRFYTVAVLASSLYDPPYWDSKTGGNGSSLVFNTSGGIYYTSNSGEQLKITSATLDSPADFYHRATLDTDGVFRQYVYPRKAAQSNGWNMQWRIIDLLPRDFCKVVAGEIGSGACGFNSYCSFNINKSVDCQCPPSYSFIDNERRYKGCKQDFAPHSCDLDEAESIQQFHLVPMNNINWPFSDYERYNPIGEDSCQKLCLTDCFCVAAVHYGSTCWKKRSPLSNGISGDIVGSVFLKVPRTENPGSQFSSDSSTWKKERRYWILGSSLVLGGSVLVIIFLISLLCFGSYCTISRKKTAQPQSMSYEALPLREFTYKEIEKATDGFREELGSGASGIVYKGQLQDEFRTSIAVKRIDKMLPETEKEFAIEVQTIGRTFHRNLVRLLGFCGEGRERLLVYELMTNGSLNGFLFCGTRPTWNLRVQVALGVARGLLYLHEECNTQIIHCDIKPQNILLDENLVAKISDFGLAKLLRTNQTQTNTGIRGTRGYVAPEWFKNIGITSKVDIYSFGVILLETVCCRRNVELETDDEEQAILTYWANDCYRSGRLDLLVEGDDEAIFNMKKVERFVAVALWCLQEEPTMRPTMLKVTQMLDGSVTIPTPPDPSSFISSLQ; encoded by the coding sequence atggcgctcctcctcctcttgctctTCCTCCAAGCTCCCTTCTATGCTCAAGCACAGAAAAACATCACATTAGGATCCATTTTGACTATTCAAGGCCCAAACACCTCATGGGTTTCACCCTCTGGTGAATTTGCATTCGGCTTCCGGCCCCTCGACACCAATACCTCTGTCTACTTCCTTGCCATCTGGTTCAACAATATTGCCACCAAAACAGTTGCTTGGTGTGCCAAAACCGACAAACCAGTGTCAGTGCCATCTGGCTCCCAACTGCAGCTCACACATGGTGGCGTGCTTTCGCTTCAGGACCCTGCCGGTATGGAGATATGGAATCCCCGGGTGACCAACATCAACCATGCCAGCATGCTCGACACAGGCAATTTCGTGCTATATGGCAAAGATGGCTCCATCAAATGGGAGAGCTTTGCATCCCCAACTGACACCATCCTACCCTCCCAGGTGCTGGTCAAAGGGACTGTTCTCCGCAGTAGGTTAATGGAGAACGACTACTCAGATGGACGGTTTGTCCTCAGTGTGCAGGTTGATGGCAACCTAAGGTTTTACACTGTGGCCGTCCTCGCCAGTTCCCTCTATGATCCTCCATATTGGGATTCCAAGACAGGTGGGAATGGCTCAAGCCTCGTGTTCAACACAAGTGGCGGCATCTACTACACTTCAAATTCTGGAGAACAACTAAAGATCACATCAGCAACACTGGACTCACCGGCGGATTTCTACCATCGTGCCACACTTGACACAGATGGCGTGTTCCGGCAATACGTATACCCCAGGAAGGCAGCACAGAGCAATGGGTGGAACATGCAGTGGAGAATTATTGACTTACTCCCACGGGACTTCTGTAAGGTTGTCGCAGGAGAGATTGGAAGTGGTGCTTGTGGGTTCAACAGCTATTGCAGCTTCAACATAAACAAGAGTGTGGACTGCCAGTGCCCACCGAGCTACTCATTCATCGATAATGAGAGGAGGTACAAAGGTTGCAAGCAAGACTTCGCTCCGCATAGCTGTGACTTGGATGAGGCTGAATCTATTCAGCAATTCCATCTAGTTCCAATGAACAATATCAATTGGCCTTTTAGTGACTATGAGCGGTACAACCCCATTGGTGAGGATTCTTGCCAAAAACTTTGCTTAACCGATTGTTTTTGTGTTGCTGCGGTGCACTATGGCAGTACTTGCTGGAAAAAGAGGAGCCCCTTGTCCAATGGAATATCTGGTGACATAGTGGGATCGGTTTTTCTCAAAGTTCCCAGGACCGAAAATCCAGGGTCCCAGTTTAGCAGTGACTCCAGTAcatggaaaaaagagaggagataTTGGATACTAGGAAGTTCACTAGTCCTAGGAGGATCTGTCCTTGTTATTATTTTCCTCATCTCCCTTCTCTGTTTTGGATCTTACTGCACCATTAGCAGAAAGAAGACAGCCCAGCCACAATCAATGAGTTACGAGGCATTGCCTCTTAGAGAATTCACATATAAGGAGATTGAGAAGGCGACAGATGGATTTCGTGAAGAGCTTGGTAGTGGTGCATCTGGTATTGTATACAAGGGGCAGTTGCAAGATGAGTTTAGGACTAGCATTGCAGTCAAGAGGATTGACAAGATGCTCCCAGAGACTGAAAAGGAGTTTGCCATTGAGGTTCAAACCATCGGAAGGACATTCCACAGGAATTTGGTACGGTTGCTCGGTTTCTGTGGTGAAGGAAGAGAGAGGCTTCTAGTGTATGAGTTGATGACCAATGGCTCACTTAATGGATTCCTTTTTTGCGGTACGAGGCCAACCTGGAATCTCCGTGTTCAAGTCGCACTTGGGGTCGCAAGAGGCCTGCTCTACTTACATGAGGAATGCAACACTCAAATAATCCACTGTGATATAAAGCCCCAAAACATCCTTCTTGATGAAAATCTCGTGGCAAAGATCTCAGACTTTGGCCTGGCAAAGTTGCTCAGGACAAATCAGACACAAACAAACACTGGGATCCGGGGAACTCGAGGGTATGTCGCACCCGAGTGGTTCAAAAACATAGGGATCACATCCAAGGTAGACATTTATAGTTTTGGGGTGATCTTGCTGGAGACTGTGTGCTGTAGACGGAATGTGGAGCTAGAGACTGATGACGAAGAGCAAGCGATACTGACTTATTGGGCGAATGACTGCTACAGAAGCGGCAGGCTTGACTTGTTAGTCGAGGGTGATGATGAAGCAATCTTCAATATGAAGAAGGTGGAACGATTTGTGGCCGTGGCGTTATGGTGTCTCCAAGAGGAGCCGACAATGCGGCCTACCATGCTGAAGGTGACACAGATGCTTGATGGATCCGTCACAATCCCCACACCTCCTGACCCGTCTTCTTTCATCAGTTCACTCCAATAG